A region of the Nocardia asteroides genome:
TCGTCTCCGCCGCCGCGCGCAGGTCGCCCGGCGCGCGCAGCGTGACGCCGCCGGGATCCGGCGCCGACGGAAGGAATGCGGCGAATCGACGATCGATGCCGACGGCGTTCTCCCGCGTCGCGGGCCCGTAGCCGAACCGGCCGTAGATACCGCCCTCGCTCGCGGTGAACATGGTCAGGGGCAATCCGGCGGCCTCGACGCGCCGGTGCTGCTCGGTGTACATGGCGCGCAGAATGCCGCGCCGCCGGTGCGTCGGCGCCACACCGACGCCCGCGATGCCGCACACCTGCACGGTCCGCTCGCCGGGCACCGTCACCGTGAGGGTTGTGGATTGCGAGTGCCCGACGACCTGCCCGCCCTCGACCGCCACGATCGAGTTCTCGGGAGGGAACAGCAGCGGTATCCGCTCCAGCTCGGCGGGATCGTAACGGGTGCCGAACGAGGTCTCCACCAGCGTCATGATCGCGGGCCCGTCGTCCTCGGTGGCCGACCGGATCGTGATTCCAGGCAGCGTCATGCTTCGACCATCCCACGTTCACCCGCCTGTCCGCACCGGATTTTCCGGCGCCCCGCGACTGCCTGGCGAACCACCGATTCGGACCCCGTCGCGACCGCCCGGCAGGATGGAGCGGTGGCCGAAGTGATCGATATCGATGACCCCTCCGACCCCAGGGTCGACGACTTCCGCGATCTCAAGTCGGCCGACCGCAGGCCCGATCTCCCCGGGCGCAAGGGGCTGGTGATCGCCGAGGGCGTCGTGGTGGTCCAGCGGATGCTCGATTCCCGTTTCGCGCCTGCCGCGCTGCTCGGCGTGGAGCGCAGGCGCGTCGAGCTCGCCGACGACTTGCTGGGCGTCGACGTGCCGTACTACCGCGCGACGGCCGAGGTGATGGCCGAGGTGGTCGGTTTCCACCTCAACCGCGGCGTGCTGGCCATCGCTACCCGTCCCACCGAACTCGGGATGCACGAGGTGATCGAGCGGGCGCGCACCGTCGCGGTGCTCGAAGGCGTCAACGACCACGAGAATCTCGGTGCCATGTTCCGCAACGCGGCCGGACTGGGGGCCGACGCGATCCTGTTCGGCGATCGCTGCGCCGACCCGTTGTACCGCCGCGCCGTCCGGGTATCGATGGGACATGTGCTGCGGGTTCCGTTCGCGTCCGTGCCGGATTGGCCGGGCGGTCTGGATATACTGCGGCGCAAGGGTTTCCAGATCATCGCGCTCACTCCCGACCCGGCGGCGGCGAATCTGGCCGCGGCGATGACGGGGGAGCGGGTGGCATTGTTGCTCGGGGCCGAAGGGCCAGGGCTGACCGAGGAGGCGATGCGAGCCACCGACGTCCGCGCTCGCATTCCCATGACGCCCGGCACCGATTCGCTCAATGTCGCTACCGCGGCGGCGATGGCGTTCTACGAGCGGGTGAGGACCGCGTGACCGGACCGTTTCGACCGTATCCGTCCTACCAGGACCCGACTCCGTGGGGCGCGGGCATCACCGTGGCGACCATGGTGGCGCTGTTGGCCGCGATGGCGGTGTATTCCTTCGGAGCCGCGCTGGCCGAAGTACATCCACTGCTCGCGGTGGCGGTGAATCTGATCGCGGTCGGCGGCGCCGCGCCCACCGCGTGGCGCTGGCGTTTCGCCCCGGTGACGCGGTGGATCATCGGCGGCGGCGCGGCGGGCGTGCTGCTGGGATGGGTCGTGCTGTTGCTCGGCGGATTCGCCGCCTAGCCTGGCCGCCCAGGCTCACTGCGACGCGCCTAGGAGACGGGGTCGTGCCCGCGCAGCCAGCCGAGCAAGCCGCGCCTGCGCCGGGCCGAATGCGGCCCGCCCTCGGCTGGGCCGCGAATCATCGAGTCGGGCATCTTCCCCTTCGGGTGCAGCGCGAATCCGCAGATCGGGATGTCACCCGGCCCGATCGCGCCCGGCGTCGCCGCCGCGCGGTAGTGGAAGCCGAGCCATTCGTCGTTGGCGGCGTCGGCGAAGTCGGGCGGATCGAAGGGCAGCGACTGGGGGTCGGGCAGTTCGCCCGCGCGCCAGCGCACCGGATGCTCGCCCGCCCAGTACGGCCGCTCCCACACCAGCGGAAGTCCCTCGTCCTCCAGGATGTTCACCCGGGTGGAGCTGAACGATCTGCGGAACTCGCCGCGCTCCCAGTGGGCGAACGCTCCCCAGCCGTGCTCGGTGTCGAACGACACCAGGTAGGTGTGCTCGGAGGCCAGCGGGCGCACCAGCAATTCCGGAAGTTCGGTCGGGTGGATGCGGGTGGCCTGAGCCGAGCACAGCACCGTCACACCGGGAAAGCAGCCGATGGACACCGCGTCGGTGTCCGGGCCCGCGCATCCGGCCAGCGTACCGATCATGAGCGGCTGCACGTCACGGTCTTCGTGCAGTTGTTTCGCCAGCGCCAGTGCGGCCGCGGGATCCGGATCGTGGTTCGCGCGCAGTACCGCCACGGGGTCGGGTGCGTCGACGTACCAGAGCGACGAAGCCTTGGACAGCATTCCGGCACCTCCCGACAGTTGCACGAATCGACTCCGCGAACTTCGAGCGACGCACGGTGGCGCCGACCGGCGCACCGGTGAGGTGACCTGCTCGGCGCCGACGCACGTCGTCGACCACACCGAAAACTTACTCGCCCCGCACCGGCCTCGGTACGGCTTCGCACCGCGAATACGCGACGCGCCCACCGGTTTCCGCGCCGGTGTAGGGAATGGTTCCATCGCGCATGGGCGATCGATCGCGACAACTGATTTCCCGAACACATAAGTAATTCACCGGGAACCCTCAAACCTGAGGCGGCAGCTGACGCAGGACCTGTACGCGAATCCCGCGCCCTCACTTCGTAGGGTGAAGCACCCAGATGCGACGAGCGCGCTCAGTGACCCGAGCTGCGCACCCCGAGCAACACGTCCTCCCAGGACGGCATCGGGGCCTTACCGCGCTTGCTGCGACTGGGCTTCGCCGGAGCTTTGGCCGCGGGCTTCGCGGGCTCCTCGGTGGTGGCGGGAGCCTGTGCGGCGGGCACGGGCGCACTGGTCTCGGCGACGGGGGTGGTGGCTGTCGCGGCGCCGTTGGCGGGCACCGCGTTGGCCGCGGTCGGAGCCGCGTTGCCGTTGGCGGGCGTCGCGCCGTTGGCCGCCGGGATCGCCGCGGCGCTGCCACCGGCAGCGACGGCGCGCTGCTCGTAGTACTCGTCCAGCGTGGGCTGGCTCTGCCGGCCGGCGGTGCGTGCGGGCGGCGCGGCCGGGGCGGGACGCGGTTCGGCCACCGGCTCCGGCTGCGGCGCGACCGGCTCGGGTTCGGGAGGCTGGATCGTCGCCAGACCGCGCAGTGCGCGCCCGAAATCCGGATCGATGAGATCGGAGGCCGGATCGTCGAGCGGGGAGACCGAGCCGCCGTGCGCGTCCGGCTGGTAGCGCCAGTGCGCGGCGATCTCGGATCGCCCGTTCTGCCACTGCAACTGGGCGACCCAGAAACCCTTCTCGTCTTTCCAGGCGTCCCATTCGGCGCCCTCGATGTTGTGCCCGCGCGCGGTGAACGCGGCGGTGACCACATCGATGAGGGTGTCGACGGCGGGACCGTCGGGGCGGACCGGGTGGGCTTTCTGGGCGAGTTCGGCGGCGCGGGCTCGCTCCAGCAACACCGGATAGGCGAAACGCTCGACACGACTGGCCGGCATTCCGGATTCCTCGGTGACCTGTTCCACGGAGGCTCCAGCGCGAATACGGGCCTGGATATCTCGGGGACGCATAGTTGCTTCCATTTCGATCTCTATCTGGCCGAATCGGGCAAGGTCTCCGCGCGCGGCGGCTCGTAGTTTGTCGTCGGCGGGCAGCCGGAACTTCTGACCGGACTCGGTGTCGATACACACGATGTGCGTGGAGTCGGGCGTCACCCCGATCACTCGAAGTTCACGCACCGTTACCTCCTTATCGCGTCGACTCGCGACACCGCCCACTTTCCGAAACAGTAGTGCACATCTGAGATTCATGGGGCAGGACACGCGGCACGGAAATCTCCGAAGAGATCTCCGTGCCCCGCTAATCTGCTCTGTTCGATCCGCTGAACCTAATTCAGCGGCGTGTCGATCCCGGGCGTGTTGCCGC
Encoded here:
- a CDS encoding DUF2537 domain-containing protein, translating into MVALLAAMAVYSFGAALAEVHPLLAVAVNLIAVGGAAPTAWRWRFAPVTRWIIGGGAAGVLLGWVVLLLGGFAA
- a CDS encoding RNA methyltransferase, which produces MAEVIDIDDPSDPRVDDFRDLKSADRRPDLPGRKGLVIAEGVVVVQRMLDSRFAPAALLGVERRRVELADDLLGVDVPYYRATAEVMAEVVGFHLNRGVLAIATRPTELGMHEVIERARTVAVLEGVNDHENLGAMFRNAAGLGADAILFGDRCADPLYRRAVRVSMGHVLRVPFASVPDWPGGLDILRRKGFQIIALTPDPAAANLAAAMTGERVALLLGAEGPGLTEEAMRATDVRARIPMTPGTDSLNVATAAAMAFYERVRTA
- a CDS encoding DUF3071 domain-containing protein, coding for MRELRVIGVTPDSTHIVCIDTESGQKFRLPADDKLRAAARGDLARFGQIEIEMEATMRPRDIQARIRAGASVEQVTEESGMPASRVERFAYPVLLERARAAELAQKAHPVRPDGPAVDTLIDVVTAAFTARGHNIEGAEWDAWKDEKGFWVAQLQWQNGRSEIAAHWRYQPDAHGGSVSPLDDPASDLIDPDFGRALRGLATIQPPEPEPVAPQPEPVAEPRPAPAAPPARTAGRQSQPTLDEYYEQRAVAAGGSAAAIPAANGATPANGNAAPTAANAVPANGAATATTPVAETSAPVPAAQAPATTEEPAKPAAKAPAKPSRSKRGKAPMPSWEDVLLGVRSSGH